Genomic DNA from Setaria italica strain Yugu1 chromosome V, Setaria_italica_v2.0, whole genome shotgun sequence:
GCCTGCTCCCCTTGTCTATAGCTTCAAACGCATCGCCAAAAGCATTTATTCTAGTCCGTGCACGCTGGCCCATCTTGAACGCTAGTGACTTACTTCTCTCTCTcagccaaaaaaaaagtagTTTCTTTCTAAATTACATACATGCGCTTTGTCTTTTCTCTTGTTGTTCTGTTCATGAAACCAATGTTATCcgcaggaaaagaaaaaaaaaggaaatgaaggGTATTGTGAAACAGTGAAAGCTGCAGCCACACGGAGAGAAGGGAAATACGAGTACTAGGGAATAAAGCCAGCGGCAAGCCCGGACGGGGCAGGAAAGATACAAGAACAAGCGGGGGAGGCCCGGAGAAGAAGTGGGCGTTTTGTTTTGttgcggcgccgccgtcgtgttGCGGCGTTGGAGGAATAACGAGGGCCGTGGGGTTTCCCAATTTAATATGTCACGCCAAAAGCTACGCCTGCTACTCACTCCGTCCCGCTTCCCGAGAAAtcaaataattttaattttgatcaaatttgtaAAAAATTACGAAACATCTACGCCTTTAAATCtaatagatttagtatgaaaatagaTTCTATAATTaatctaatggtacttattttattttgtaccataaatgttagtattatttttaaaaaattagttAAATTAAAATTGTTTGACTTCTCAAGAAGCGAGAGTTGaattctttttgggacggaggaagtatacgCTATGACTACGCATGGGATGGGCCATcacgtttttcctttttttcttttactttttcaCCTCCAGCCATATCCCGTTCCGGAATAGCAAGATTCATGGTaggcaaagggaaaaaaaatactttcTCATACAAAAATTGATATTTTTCATCGATCCTCTAGCAATTGGCAAAGCATTTTTTTGGATGTGTCAGTCATGTGTGAGCAGAGGTAGAGTAGTACAGCTGTACAAGCATAATCGAAGACGCCGGCCATAAGATGAAGCAGAAGAGGTGAGCACGCATCGCCTCAGGAACGAGAATCATGCCCACCTCACCAGGCTGCAAGAGGATCCGGCCAGGGTTTAGGAGAGGGACTCGGAGGAGGCGTTTGCTTGAGAAAAGAACAAAAGCGGTTTTGTTTTGTGGCGTAGCGGGCGAGTGCGTCCACGTAGATTGAGGAGAATAGAAGGGGGTGCTCGCGCGGGTGGTGAACAAAATCGAGGCGAGGTCGTCAGGTCGAGGCCAGACCGGCGTGGGCTCGCGCGGGTGCCGACAAAACCCCTCGCTTTTTGTCGTCGTCCACCTGCCTTCGTCCTCCCCTCCGTctcccctgctgctgctgccggcgccTCGTTCTCgtcccctcctcttctcctctcctGCAACTGCAAGGGCGAGCGGCCGCGGCGCGTGCAAGACTCCCGACCCGAGGTGAGCAAGCAAAGCATTCCCCTCTTCTCTTGTGTtcgcttctgcttctgcttctgaGCCAGCCATGGGCTCCCATGGAGCTGATGAGCATGTTGTAAATACAATACGATAAAGCTATCGCTGCCGCTCTGCCTGATCTCACGAGGAGTGCAGAAATAAATGGCGCCCCTGCTACGCCTGCTGCCCACCACCAGTGATTTCCCTTTgtcctcttccccttccccggCTTGTATTTTTGTTTCCCGAGCAGTTCCTGCTTGTTGCCACCTGCTTGGCCTTTCCGCTTTGGCGCTTCTTCTTCCCTGCCTCCTGTTCTTTCTCGCTGCGTTGTGCTGCGTGTGTGTGtggatatatcatatatgccCGTATACGATACTGTAGAGTTTCATTtcgtttatttcaaaaaaaagagtTTCATTTCGTTGCTCAATCCATACCAATCCAAAAATCTGGTTTGTTGCGCTTGGATTATTATTGGTGGATTCCCCCCTAATTTCTTGCTCTGTCTCCTTCCTCACACCGTTTCTCTGCATGCAGGGCTGCTTGCAGGCTTTGGCAGGTCGCATTCGCCTACTCCCACTGACTTTACCCTCTTGGCCTTGGCGCTGCCGTTCCTGTCAGGAGACGAGAAACCTCagcgccagccagccagccacccATCAAATGTTCCTCAGCCATACCATTTCGGTCGTATAAATCCACAAGAAACACCAACAAAGCCCGAACCTTTGCTCTGCCTGCTGCTCGATAAAGTTGCCGAGGCTGATGGTCCAGGACGAAGGCTCCTCGTCGTCGGTCACATCGTCCCCGCTCCACAACTTCTCCGCCATGCCGCTccacccggccgccgcggccgccccgaCGCCGCCCTGGCTGCTCCGTGAGCTCCGCTCCGACGAGCGCGGCCTCTGCCTCATCCACCTCCTCCTCAactgcgccgcggcggccgccgcgggccgcctcgACGCCGCCAACGCCGCGCTCGAGCACATCGCCTCGCTCGCCGCGCCCGACGGCGACGCCATGCAGCGCGTAGCGGCCGCCTTCGCGGAGGcgctggcgcggcgcgcgctCCGGGCGTGGCCGGGCCTGTGCCGGGCGCTGCTcctgccccgcgccgcgcccgccgcggccgagctcgccgccgcgcgcaggcACTTCCTCGACCTCTGCCCGTTCCTCcgcatcgccggcgccgccgcgaacCAGTGCATCCTCGAGGCGATGGAGTCGGAGAAGATCGTGCACGTCAtcgacctcggcggcgccgacgccacccagtggctggagctcctccacctcctcgccgcgcgccccgaGGGCCCGCCGCACCTCCGCCTCACAGCCGTCCATGAGCACAAGGACGTGCTCGCCCAGACGGCCATGGCGCTCACCAAAGAGGCCGAGCGCCTGGACGTGCCGTTCCAGTTCAACCCCGTGGTCTGCCGGCTGGACGCGCTCGACGTGGAGTCCCTCCGCGTGAAGACCGGCGAGGCGCTGGCCATCACCTCCAGCCTCCAGCTGCACTGCCTCCTCGCCTCCGACGACGactccgccgccggagccggcaaGGACAATAATAGTAGCAATAAAACAGAGCGGCGCAGCCCGGAGTCCGGGCTGTCCCCGTCGACGTCGCGCGCGGACGCGTTCCTGGGCGCGCTGTGGGGCCTGTCGCCCAAGCTGATGGTGTTGACGGAGCAGGAGGCGAGCCACAACGCGGCGGCGCTGACGGAGCGGTTCGTGGAGGCGCTCAACTACTACGCGGCGCTGTTCGACTGcctggaggtggtggcggcgcgcgggtcGGTGGAGCGCGCGCGCGTCGAGCGGTGGCTCCTCGGGGAGGAGATCAAGAACATCGTGGCCTGCGACGGCGTCGAACGGCGGGAGCGGCACGAGAGGCTGGACCGGTGGGCGGCGCGGATGGAGGGCGCCGGGTTCGGCCGCGTGCCGATGAGCTACTACGCGCTGCTGcaggcgcggcgggcggcgcaggggcTCGGCTGCGACGGCTTCAAGGTGCGCGAGGAGAAGGGGTCCTTCTTCCTGTGCTGGCAGGACCGCGCCATCTTCTCCGTCTCCGCATGGCGCGGCCGCCGCTTCGACTGAcccagacgacgacgacgcaccGACACGGcgcgccgtcggcgtcggcggtggcggtggcgccctGTAGTCCTTCCCGTATTTTGTGGGAAGGAGACGTAGATCCGGTCGTGGTATTCGCGTCAGGTGCTCGTCACGTACTTGTCACGTATTATTTTGGTCCTTGTTGTTTAGTAATTAGTAGGGCGGTGGTGTCGCGTTAGATTTTGTGTTGAGGTCGGACCGAGTCGGTGATGCGTTGTTTTGTTCATAGTGAGTGTGCCCTCTCCGTTTTTGGATGATGAAATGCATAAACTTTCCTAGGAACGCAAACATTTGATGGCATCCACCATGAAGTTGTCGTTGGTTACATTCAGGAACAACGATTGCATTTGGCAAGAaaaaagcaaaaagaaaaacaccaAGTGCCACTACATGAACGTGAATTGATACCTTACGAGTTACGTAAAGGTCGTTGATGGAATGATGGGTGATGACGGCGAGCATGGTGTGTAGCTAGTGTGGAGAGGCATCTCGCCTCTGACTTTTATGTGTAAACGGTTTGGGTGGACTGAAGAACTCCATCGTTTCATTGGACCGTGTATTCCCATGTTTGGACGCTCTGAAACCTCTCCATCTGTATTGATTCAACAGCTTTGGACATTTGGAAAAAACAAAACAGCGGCTTGGACTTTGGCCCCAGAATTTCAACGTGTCGGAAGACACCGGCCAAAGGTCGCCTTGTCGGAACTTTCACGGAATCGCCCAGAGAGAACGAATGGCTTACGCAGCATCGCGTCACGCATGACACGATCTTTCTTTCTTGCTGTGATTCTTGGACTGCAGTCACGCTTGAGGGAAACGCTCTCTTTTATCTGCTGTAAAGAGACCATGACTGCGAGGCGCGCACGAAATAAGCTCGCTTTTCACTTGATAATCCTACTAGGCTCTTGCTCTTGTTGTGACAAGGCAAGCGTACGGTTCCAGCTTCTGACCGTACGCTTATCGATCTAAAATAATCTGCCATCTTGTCTTGTCACCAAAGCAGCCGGGCTATCGGCAACACAAGTTTTTCTGGAGACTGATCTCTACCCGGCAGATGGAGGAAAGAGGATGGATTCGTTCGTCGGCAGCCGGAAAGCGCTGCTAGTTATGCCAAAACGTGGCAGGACGCGAGGCTGCCTGCTGGTGCTCGTGCTATACCACTATACCCTCTTTTGACATGCGGCGAGGATTCCCTATCCGAAATGGactcctcttttcttttcttctcttttcttttcttttcctggaAGTGCAGCTGCCACTGTAGCCTATTGTAGGTGCTGGACTGCTGCGGTTCTGCCACTGTGACACTTTCCATTCATTTGCTATTTCTgctccacttttttttttttgggtagtGTCGAGATCACAGCCGGCTGCTCTTCTTGTCCAAAACAAAAGCAGAGAGAAAACCAGCCCAAACTAAAAGGACGGCCCAATGCTTCTTGTCCACCGCCGCAtccatcttttcttttcatgcttCTTGTCCAACGCCTTGaaatccctccctccctcccccacacGAACCGCGTCGCGGCTCGGCCCAACGCTTCTTGTCCACAGCCGCAGCCAATTTTTCTTGtgctcttttcctttttcttcaaaaCCCACCACACAAACCGCGTCGCGACTCGGCCCAAAAATGCTTCTTGACTTCTGTCCACCGCTGCCACAGTCATATTTTTCTCGTTCCCGTTTCCTTTCGAAGGACGCCTTCAAATCCGTCATGGCTATATATCACGTGTGCTGCAGTTGATTTCGAACTTTTTTTTCCGTCCCGAAGTTGGGTctgtagatttttttttgtttgcaatccATTAGTGTAACCAAAAATTAATTTGAATATACGATTTAAAATTTATAGAGTTTTTTTGGTTTGTAGACTGTTTTGCATTCGAGTGATGTCATCAATTTTGTCATATTTTGTATGCATGTTGTGAATCTATATTCTATTTGTTGTGCTCGTTAACCGTACCACTCCTCTATTAACTCATGATACTGATTTAACTATCCCGCAGCACCCATTCGGCTGATGGTTTGTTTTTTATCGCCTCTTGCGAATCCCCCGCATCCCCGCACCCACCACACAACCGCATCGTGCTTTTTTGAGTGGAGACCTCTCGCCCCATCAAGCGGGACCACGCGACAGAGCCTCGTTTCCTTTCAAGGAAATCCCACCACATAAAACCGAGTCCCGGCCCATAAAAAAAGGATGGGCCTAGCTAGTCTCCGCGGGAGGGGTTTTCCAACAACCCAAGCAGgtccctttttttttaaaaaaaaaaccaaccACGACGCGAGCTCAAGGCCTTTCGGCCGCCCACTACACAACGGGGCCCACCAAAATCGCGTATGCCATTTTTAGTCAACCCCTAACCTCTCCCATCTTTCTAATCGTTGTATCTCAAACTCTGGCGAGGTTAGGACACAACGGAGCAGGAATGATACTTGAACCGTCTTTTCATTCAACAGTGAACGCAAAATTTACAACGAGGTAGgactccccttttatagtgtccCGGAGGGCATTTTACATTCCGCAAACACCCTTACTCAACCAATACATTACCAGAATATGCTTTACACAAAGGTCATTTGGaggtcacgcttctcacgccgcCCGATAGCTCCGTGAATTGCGCTCTCACAAGGCTCTGCGAATTCCGCCTTGAGCGCTTCAACGCCATCACACCACTTGATCTCGCATCCAAAGCCGTCGCCTCGTACTTGAGATCAACTCAACTTTGGGAGTCCAGATTGCCTTGGCCTCATGACCGAGATACGCCTAACCTTGCGCTTCGCTCCCTGTCACGAAGGTGCGGTCCGGCAAAGATAGCAAGCAACTTGGCACTCGCGGTTAGCTTTTGGTGCCTGAAGTTGGAAGTGCTCAGTTTAAAGAATGGTTAGTGCGTCTTGACTTCAGGCCGGAATTGCTTCTCAGTGCCGCATTTCCCGTCCGAAGCTACGGAGCTCCTCCCGAGGTTAAGTGTTTCATAGGGCTGTGCAGGAAACACCAATTCAAGCGACCTCGAGGGTGACCGTCTTTTCGGGTGATCCCCAACACCGTTCAAGGCATTATTTGTCCCTTGCTAGTTGAGGACATGTGATGCGCgtatctctacctaatattaaagcaagtaaggtTTGTCCCCAATTTTTTTCGTACGTCATGGTCATTATAcaaaaaaagtccctcaacttttatggaatcaacccgcagtccaaattcTGAAGAGAGGGGGGTCGGGtgaaaaaaggagggaaggaagggggTTGAAGGGGAAAAAGCTTCTCCTTTCTCCAAAACAGGGAGGCGAGGGAGGGGGATTGGGTGCGGGGGGTGGCCATTTCCCGCGCCGACCACGAGTGACAAATGAAATTGGAGAATCAGAGGGCCGGAGGGACGATTCCTTGGCAGTGCGCAGGCTGTTAGCATAGTTCTTCCGCATGGAATGACGAGAGGGCGGAGCTGCTCATCACGGGAGGAAGATGGTGGAACACGAGCAAGTGTTAGAGACTTTGTCGAGTCTGCTAGTGGCATCGGCATCGTGAAGCAATTACAGCGATGGACTGGCGGGATCGAACTTGTGCAAGCCAGTATCTGATTACACGGTAATTGATTACTGACTACGGCAAACCAAACACATTTAACGGTATCGGTATCGGTCCTCCGTAATCTAATTACGTTACAAAATGCTGAACCAAACGCTATCATAGTGTTGAAAGCATTGATCTCTGTAGGGCCCGCTAGCAGTTAAAAAGTAGAAAAATAACTCATTTTCTTCTTACTGCCAACCCGTGAGTAAAGATGGCAACAGGCGTGGTGCCTGCGGATACTACCTTCTTACGCTCGGCCTGCCAGATAAAtctctcgcccgcgcccgcgccctccaCCCACCACGGGCAACAAACCACACCCGCGCCCTCCATCTGTGGGCATTTCATCCAGGTTGAGCATATATATAAACCATAGTGCATTACAAGAGATATGAAGATATAGATTCACAACAAATTGTTCACATTGATAACATTAAACATAGTCACTCAACAGTTCACACATTGATAACAAGGATAATTCATGACTGTCTAGCCTGGGCATTTGAATACCTCCATATCTGCAAATCATCTAAAAGAGAGATGGTAATCCTAAAGTTAGACTTCGAAAAGTCATTCGATAAAATTAAGCATAAAGCAATCCTGGAGATTATGAAGCACAAAGGTTTGGCAGCAAGTGGATCTCTTGGATAACAGCCATCCTCCAGACGGGCACATCATCGGTCCTGCTAAATGGGGTGTCAGGGAAGGTTTTTCATTGCAAACGTGGTGTTAGACAAGGAGACCCATTATCACCAACTCTTGTTTGTTCTAGCAGCTGACCTCCTTCAAACTATTGTAAATAGAGAAAAGGATTTAGTCAACTTCAACTTACCAATACCTCAACGAGCAGAGCAGATTTCCCCATCAtccaatatgcagatgatacaCTGCTCATCATGGAAGCATGCCCACGACAACTCCTACACCTCAAACACCTACTACACAACTTTGCAGTATCAACAGGCCTCAAAGTTAATTATGGAAAGTCTGTGATGGTCCCACTAAACATCTCTGAAACCAAATTGCAGAGTCTAGCAGAGACTTTTGTTTTGAATGTCAGAAGGGTTCACTACCTTTCACCTACTTGGGACTACCCCTTGGAACCACTAAACCCAAGATGGAGCACTTCTTACCACTCATCCAGAAGATCGAAAAGAAATTAGGTTCCACTTCCATGTTCCTGAGCTAGGGAGGGAACTAGAGATGGTGAACTCGGTTTTCTCCTCTTCGGCAGTCTTCTATGCCTTCACCTTGAAATTACATAAAGGAGTGATAAAACAGCTCGATCAGCTTAGGAAGCACTGTTTATGGTGAGGAGGTGATATAACTTCTAAAAAACACTCAAAGGCTGCTTGGCCAATGGTATGTGTATCAAAAAACAAGGGGGGCTAGGAGTGGTAAACATTGGTACCCACAATGAGGCGCTGCTACTCAAATTTCTTCACAAGTTCTACAATAACTTGGACATTCCATGGGTCAAACTAGTATGGGAAAACTATTACAGGAATGGTAAGTTGCCGGGGCAGCAGAACAAAGGTTCTTTCTAGTGGAAGGATATTGTCAAACTAGTCGATAAATACAAAGGGTTGGCAACAGTCATAGTGGTTGATGGATCAACGATTCTTCTCTGGAAGGACCTCTGGAATGGTGAAATACCATCACAAGCATACCTAGAGCTTCTATCTTTTGCCAAAGATCAGAATATCACCCTCAGGAGCCCTGAGCACATCACAATTCATACAAAACTTTGACTTGCCCCTAACAACATAAGCGCATACACAATTTGGAATCCTCCAACAGCACATCAATGAGACACAGCCAAGTTCAGAGCAAGACCAGTGGTCATACATATGGGAAAATGAGGAGTTCTCCACAGCCAAAGTGTATAAAAACTTAATGGGATAAAGAATTGTGCATTCAGCATATTGATTGATTTGGAAGTCAAGATGTCAAATGAAGCACAAAGTATTCCGTTGGCTACTCTTTAAAGATAGACTTAGTATAAGGGATTTACTAAGATGGAAAAAATATGAACCTGGATTCATACACCTGTGAGTTATGTATTCTTCAACGAAGTGAAACAGCAGCACACCTCTTCTTTAGATGCAACTTTGCAAAAGCATGCTGGAACTCCATAGGGATTAGTTTCACTCCAACAAGGTCAATTCTGAGGATTGTCAAACAGATCAAACAAAGATTCGCAAAGCCCTTCTTTATGGAAATCGTAATCTTATTGATGTGGAGCATATGGGCAACTAGAAATGACTGGATGTTCAATGCAGCTGATCCcttagttcagaaatgcaaagctATCTTCGTTTCAGCATTTGGTTTGCTCAAGCACAGAGCGTGTCCCAGCCTTTTGCAGCCAATGGAAGATTGGCTCAACGCTTTGTAATTCTTGCCGCTTCCTTTTGCTTTGCTGCCTACTTggatgtttcttttctttccttttgtttccttccaaCCCTTAAACTAAGCTGTACCTTTCTTGAGCTATTGCTTCTTTTAATTTATTTTCAACAGGGGCATGCCCCTCATGTTTCCTCAAAAAGAAAACAGTTCACAGATTATTTGTTTCACATGCATACGAGAGACGAGATGCAACCAGCCAAACATACATTGTTCGACGATAACAGAACATCaatttcttcatcatcttctcccTCAGATACGTCAAGAACCTCTCTATCAACATTAGCATCTGCAGCCACAAGAGGACCGGAGGCACTAGTCCCATGAGAAGCTTGCACTCGGGAGATACTGGGGGTTGCCATTGCAACTGCATGTCAACAAACGACACAAATCAACACTCTAGCTTGCAAGAACCCTACACCCAATCTTGTCTACAAAACAAAATTAGTTGAACCATTGAAGTGAATGGCAAGAAATTACCTATATTTGGCAGCTGGCGCAGACAGAGGCACAAGTAGATCTGGCCGTCCGCCAAGGAGCAGGGGACGCTGCTTGAATGGAGGAAAGCTGCCGGCCGAAGAATAGCTCGACGGAGACAGGGAGGGTCATGGTCACAAGGCTTAGGCGTTAGGGGCGGGCGGCCGGATAGGGACGAGGGAGGGGGGACGGCTTGGATGGGTGACGGCGGTCACGCAGGGGCACCCCTCGTGGTCGTGGCCTTGCCCGCGTGACGGCtcgaggcggcgagggcggctgcCGGCTGAGTGCAGCGTGAGGCGAGAATCCAAGTCTCCGAGAGACCGAGATgaaggggcggcgacggggattGGGGTGGATGGGTGGGGTGTGGTGTGGATTGAATCAGGAAGAAACCttagaattgtgtatatatacatatttgcTTTGCTTGTAGGTCCCACATGTCAGATCTGTGGAGTGGGTCTGGCGGATACGCGGGCGAGGATAACAAATTTCTTTGCCCGCGAAGAACTATCCTCTGAGTTTAGGATTGTGCCCATGCCCGTGCCCACGAGCAAGAAGTGGTGCTCGTATCCTTGCCCACCAGGTTCCATGCCCGCGGGCATGCGGGCATTCTGTGCCCGTTGCCATCTTTATTTTGCTCTTTGGATCAGCAATTGAACCGAACAAATTGAGTACATGGCAGTTTGCCCTCAATTAATAAAATTACCTGATAAAGCTAGTAAATGAACACCAACTTATTATCTTATGTACTATCAGAGCAGCAACACGAACTTTTGGGAACACAAAGTAAATTCCTTGGGGACAGCTAAACTTATATACAAGCTAAACACAATTTTGGAGTATATAAAAGCTAAACACAACTTACTTTGGAGTATATACAACTAAGCACAACTTTGGAGTATAAACAGGTGTGACTGGTAAACTGATACGCATACGCGCCTAATCGCGGTCAGAGCCCCGGCTTGTACTCCACCCCAGTACTCGGCAGCCAATCGTTCCCCTTGATGAACCTCTCCACGGTGTAGGAGCATGCCTCGGACGCGTCAAGGTTGGAGTGGACGCCGCGCCAGTTCACCCGGCCACCCACCGCGGCACCAGGTCCCTCGTTCCCGTACTCGCCGTAGTAGAGCGTGTCAGGGGGGACTTGGCGCTCCCACGGCAGCCACCCCCTGGGGTCCACGACGTCGGAGATGGTGCCCTGCATGAACACCACGCGCGAGAACGGCttccacggccggccgaggtaCGTCTGCACCACGGCTCCCCTGGCGGCGAGATCCTCGTCGGCCGCCACGGTGCAGGACTGCAAGCAGaagccgccggcgtcgccggcccTGACTCGCCCCTGCGCCGTGATCGTGTTCTCCTGCCCCAGGATCGGCAGGCGCGCCAGGAGGGTGCAGCTCTGGAAGACGGCTGCGGCGTCGCCGAAGATGAAGTCGACGGTGCCGGAGATCGTGCACTCCCGGTAGAGCTGCTTCGAGGACGGACGCGCGCACCACAGCGTGTCCTGGTAGCCGCGCAACGCGCATTTGTACAGCACGGATTGATCCGACTGCGACAGGAGCGCCACCGCCTGCCCATTCTCTTTCCTCGGGCCGGCCGTGTTCTCGATGCAGAGGTCACGGGCGATGAAGCCGTTCCCTTGAACGCCTGCGTGCAGGGAGATCGAAATTTGCAACAAACATTTTAGCGTTTGATCAGGCACAACTTTCCTTGATCAAACCGAACCGTACTCACTCAGAACCGCAGTGCGTGGTGTGTCGTAGCCGTCCGCGCAGCATCGGCTGCCCGAGATCACCGTGGCGTCCAtgccgtcgccgacgaggacgacgtTGCGCTTCTCCTGGCCCACGACGACGAACTCCTTGTACACGCCCCGCTTGATGCGGATCACGTGCCTCTTGTCGCTgttcgccggcgcggcggcgatggaagCGGCCACGGTGGTGTAGTTGCCGCTGCCATCCGCGGCCACCACCACGTCGACGGTCTGGTTTGCCATCGCAGCTTCTGAACCCGTCCGGCTTTATGCCCTTTGGGGGCTTGTGATGCTACACTGCAGAGGCTGAGGCTGCAGGTTTGATTGCTTCCGGTTTCTCTGAACTGCCCGGACTGGACGATCTGCGCGGTCACGTATATATAGGCTCACGGTCACGGCGACATTGTTCAAAGGATCACGGGCACGGCAACGTAGAACTGGCCGGAACATGTGCAGATGCAGCGTTAACTTCTCAATCTCTAAATGCTGATTGCCTACACGACTCAACCGACCAAAGCTATAGTTGTCGAGTTACAACATTTTTCGTAAACGCGGCAGGAGCATAGGATAATTCACACTGCATTTTGGGGTGGTAGCTAGAGTTCCACCGAGCACCGACCAGACATAAAACTGGAGCTCTCTCTTCCCTGTAGCCCTTTAATTTGTCAGTTTTTGCACACCCCTTTTCTAGGTGTTGCTTGTATCAATTTCTTCCTTCTCATAGGCACAACTCCTGCTTATGGTTCAAATAAAATTACTATTTCATAATTCCGAGACACGGGGAACATCATGAACTGTGAACCCATCAGATACTCCCTCTCCCTCTGGTTCAAAATAGTTTGCCGTTCAGTCTTAGTAGGTAGGAAGAAATGACCATTTTATCCTCATCAAATCGtttctgaagtttgcatattaATTGATACTACATACAAGGACTTGGAGGGGTAAAATTAGATAGCTAGAAAGTCGTACGACAACATGTACTTTAAAGATAGTAGGTATTTTGAACTGAAGGGAGTAGTCTAAAACTATAGATAACAGGAAGCTAATACTCCTCCATGATTGACATAACGAGCAACATGATCCTAGGTTAAACTGAAAATAAAGTCGACAAGAACAGTATCATATGCATTCGTAATCTGGCAGTCTCCTAGatccttttcctcttcttgcCAACATGATTGATAGTTCAGAAAAATGACACAGCCTCCTCCCCATTCTGATCCTCTTGAAATGTCTGCCCAACTGCACCTGGCGCACTCGGCAGCAGACATCCGCGGCGGCGAAAGCGGGTGATCCAGTAGTTCAGTGGACACACGGTTAGTCAACGGCGAGCAGGATCTGTCAGGCTTGCAAAATCTTAACTAGTATGACTGAATTGCTTGCTTCATGATATAGTTGTTCCGAATTCGTTgatgaaagatttttttttaccgaTTTCATCGATTTCATTATGCATTATtgttatttattaaaaaatgaaatGCATCCGCGTATCAGGATTTTTAGAAAAACGCCGTATCCACGTATCCGTATCGG
This window encodes:
- the LOC101755443 gene encoding scarecrow-like protein 3, whose translation is MVQDEGSSSSVTSSPLHNFSAMPLHPAAAAAPTPPWLLRELRSDERGLCLIHLLLNCAAAAAAGRLDAANAALEHIASLAAPDGDAMQRVAAAFAEALARRALRAWPGLCRALLLPRAAPAAAELAAARRHFLDLCPFLRIAGAAANQCILEAMESEKIVHVIDLGGADATQWLELLHLLAARPEGPPHLRLTAVHEHKDVLAQTAMALTKEAERLDVPFQFNPVVCRLDALDVESLRVKTGEALAITSSLQLHCLLASDDDSAAGAGKDNNSSNKTERRSPESGLSPSTSRADAFLGALWGLSPKLMVLTEQEASHNAAALTERFVEALNYYAALFDCLEVVAARGSVERARVERWLLGEEIKNIVACDGVERRERHERLDRWAARMEGAGFGRVPMSYYALLQARRAAQGLGCDGFKVREEKGSFFLCWQDRAIFSVSAWRGRRFD
- the LOC101766137 gene encoding probable pectinesterase/pectinesterase inhibitor 32 produces the protein MANQTVDVVVAADGSGNYTTVAASIAAAPANSDKRHVIRIKRGVYKEFVVVGQEKRNVVLVGDGMDATVISGSRCCADGYDTPRTAVLSVQGNGFIARDLCIENTAGPRKENGQAVALLSQSDQSVLYKCALRGYQDTLWCARPSSKQLYRECTISGTVDFIFGDAAAVFQSCTLLARLPILGQENTITAQGRVRAGDAGGFCLQSCTVAADEDLAARGAVVQTYLGRPWKPFSRVVFMQGTISDVVDPRGWLPWERQVPPDTLYYGEYGNEGPGAAVGGRVNWRGVHSNLDASEACSYTVERFIKGNDWLPSTGVEYKPGL